In Porphyrobacter sp. LM 6, one DNA window encodes the following:
- a CDS encoding ribonuclease, whose translation MAEWLIEEGIGETRALLVEGEQVLAVRLMWPGNIAAGTHCSGRLIAKLQGTRRGVALLDDGTETLVDHLPPTATEGQTLDLVITRAPLAERGRLKRAQARIAGTEAPIPSFPEGRTVRQFPSGSWEDVWHAASAGSLDFPGGEIIASTTPAMTLIDIDGIGSPRDVALAAVPAIGQALRWFDIGGNIGIDFPTITDKQARKAVDAALEAELADWPHERTAMNGFGFVQLVARLEGPSLLHRFATSRVGMCARMALRVGERAEGHGPVLELRIHPALKAKLKDEWLTELARRTGKQVRITTDPGLALEAPQAQILAS comes from the coding sequence TTGGCTGAGTGGCTGATCGAAGAAGGCATAGGGGAAACCCGCGCCTTGCTGGTCGAGGGCGAACAAGTGCTCGCCGTTCGCTTGATGTGGCCGGGAAACATTGCCGCGGGCACGCATTGCTCTGGCAGGCTTATCGCGAAGCTCCAGGGCACACGGCGCGGCGTGGCGCTGCTCGATGATGGCACCGAGACGCTGGTCGACCACCTGCCGCCCACGGCGACCGAGGGGCAAACGCTGGATCTCGTCATCACCCGCGCGCCGCTTGCCGAACGTGGTCGGTTGAAGCGGGCACAGGCCCGCATTGCCGGCACCGAAGCGCCCATCCCTTCCTTCCCCGAAGGACGGACTGTCCGCCAGTTTCCTTCCGGTTCGTGGGAAGACGTATGGCACGCCGCATCCGCTGGCAGCCTCGATTTTCCCGGCGGCGAGATCATCGCGAGCACCACCCCCGCAATGACGCTCATCGACATCGACGGCATCGGATCGCCGCGCGATGTCGCGCTCGCGGCGGTGCCTGCCATTGGTCAGGCGCTGCGGTGGTTCGATATCGGCGGGAATATCGGGATCGACTTTCCGACCATCACCGACAAGCAGGCGCGCAAGGCTGTGGACGCCGCGCTCGAAGCCGAGCTGGCCGACTGGCCGCATGAACGCACGGCGATGAACGGCTTCGGCTTTGTCCAATTGGTCGCGCGGCTGGAAGGCCCTTCGCTGCTGCACCGCTTCGCCACCTCGCGCGTGGGGATGTGCGCGCGCATGGCGCTGCGCGTGGGCGAGCGTGCCGAGGGCCACGGCCCTGTTCTCGAACTGCGAATCCATCCCGCGCTCAAGGCCAAGCTCAAGGACGAATGGCTGACCGAGCTGGCAAGGCGCACGGGCAAACAGGTGCGGATCACGACCGACCCGGGGCTTGCACTTGAAGCGCCTCAGGCCCAGATTCTCGCATCATGA
- a CDS encoding Maf family protein encodes MGAPHLTLASASSRRRELLARLGLAPDAVTPADIDETPLKGERPRAYALRMGREKALAVEAPGFVLAGDTVVAVGRRILPKTETEEEARACLELMSGRRHQVLSSVVLRAPDGTLRERLDETVVCFKRLSAEEIAAYLAGGEWRGKAGGYAIQGAAEGLIAWIRGSHSGVMGLPLYDTRALLKAAGFAIG; translated from the coding sequence ATGGGCGCGCCGCACCTCACACTGGCATCAGCCTCGTCCAGAAGGCGCGAATTGCTCGCGCGGCTTGGCCTTGCGCCCGATGCGGTGACCCCTGCCGACATCGACGAAACCCCGCTGAAGGGTGAACGCCCCCGCGCCTATGCCCTGCGCATGGGGCGCGAAAAGGCGTTGGCGGTGGAGGCACCGGGCTTTGTGCTGGCGGGCGATACGGTGGTCGCTGTCGGACGGCGCATCCTGCCCAAGACGGAAACCGAAGAAGAGGCACGCGCCTGTCTCGAACTGATGAGCGGGCGGCGGCACCAGGTGCTCTCCAGCGTCGTGCTGCGCGCGCCCGACGGCACCTTGCGCGAACGGCTCGATGAAACCGTGGTATGCTTCAAGCGGCTGTCGGCAGAGGAGATCGCGGCCTACCTCGCAGGCGGCGAATGGCGGGGCAAGGCCGGTGGCTATGCCATCCAGGGCGCGGCCGAGGGGCTGATTGCGTGGATCCGGGGCAGCCATTCGGGCGTGATGGGCCTGCCGCTGTACGACACGCGGGCGCTGCTCAAGGCGGCGGGTTTCGCCATTGGCTGA
- the infA gene encoding translation initiation factor IF-1, with translation MAKEELLEMRGRVVELLPNAMFRVELENGHEVLGHTAGKMRKNRIRVLVGDEVLCELTPYDLTKARITYRFMPGRGGPGPQ, from the coding sequence ATGGCCAAGGAAGAACTCCTCGAAATGCGCGGGCGCGTGGTTGAATTGCTGCCCAATGCGATGTTCCGGGTGGAGCTTGAGAACGGTCATGAAGTGCTCGGCCACACGGCGGGCAAGATGCGCAAGAACCGCATCCGCGTACTGGTGGGCGATGAAGTGCTGTGCGAACTGACCCCGTATGACCTGACCAAGGCGCGCATCACCTATCGCTTCATGCCGGGTCGCGGTGGCCCCGGCCCGCAATAA
- a CDS encoding alpha/beta fold hydrolase produces the protein MDRIPPKEDSPARPPNRFWTLAEGRAMFELGAFFATRPLLGTLPRGDGHAVIALPGFMASNGSTQPMRGLLESLGYDAHGWNSGRNIRVDEQLLSRLETQLARLNDDSGRKVSLVGWSLGGVLARELAKIHPERVRQVISLGSPISDDRGHTNAARLFAYFNGDEPEQLRGGQFRGLDIAPPVPTTSIITKTDGVVHWRGSVQHPERTAEGQPSENIFVYASHCGLGVNPSVMIAIADRLAQREGTWKPFAPNLYQSWMYPSVDVGD, from the coding sequence ATGGACCGAATACCCCCCAAAGAAGATTCGCCGGCGCGCCCGCCCAACCGCTTCTGGACGCTCGCGGAAGGCCGCGCGATGTTCGAACTCGGCGCGTTTTTCGCCACGCGCCCTTTGCTCGGAACGCTGCCGCGCGGCGATGGCCACGCGGTCATCGCTCTCCCCGGCTTCATGGCCTCGAACGGCTCAACCCAGCCGATGCGGGGCCTGCTCGAAAGCCTCGGCTATGACGCGCATGGCTGGAATTCGGGCCGCAACATCCGGGTCGACGAACAGCTCCTCTCGCGCCTCGAAACCCAGCTTGCGCGGTTGAACGACGATAGCGGACGCAAGGTCTCGCTGGTCGGGTGGAGCCTTGGCGGAGTGCTGGCGCGCGAGCTGGCGAAGATCCATCCAGAAAGGGTGAGGCAGGTCATCAGCCTCGGCAGCCCGATTTCGGATGATCGGGGCCACACCAATGCCGCGCGGCTGTTCGCCTATTTCAACGGCGACGAACCCGAGCAACTGCGGGGCGGGCAGTTCCGCGGGCTCGATATCGCGCCCCCGGTGCCGACCACCTCGATCATCACCAAAACCGATGGCGTGGTGCATTGGCGCGGCAGCGTGCAGCATCCAGAACGCACCGCCGAAGGTCAGCCGAGCGAGAATATCTTCGTCTACGCGAGCCACTGCGGGCTTGGCGTCAACCCGAGCGTGATGATCGCCATCGCCGACCGGCTGGCCCAGCGCGAAGGGACATGGAAGCCCTTCGCGCCGAACCTTTACCAGTCGTGGATGTATCCCTCGGTCGACGTCGGCGACTAG
- a CDS encoding WS/DGAT/MGAT family O-acyltransferase, whose protein sequence is MDSSFVAMESPNSPMHIGSVLIYNPATAPGGFVRFKDILQFIGSRMQLSRTMRQRLVRVPFDLDYPYWVEDPDFDLEYHVRHVALPKPGDWRQLCIQAARIHARPLDLNRPPWEFTVVEGLDAVEGYPPGCFAFVTKVHHAAIDGMSGIDLMEALHTLTPDAGPPSKPDSWKPEKIPGPVELLGKSYVNALLNPLKQAQVAAKALPGVAGVIKGLVSRDFKLSTDLVPPRTRFNRTISPHRVVEGRTFDLAQFKSIRALLPEAKVNDVAIAVIGGALHKYLSAKNDLPKTTMTAMAPISVRSSNEKGDMGNQVAAMIAPLGTHIADPAERLAYVYSQTNNSKAMTNALGARRMTEVSKVNPLFYMALGAQLFSRVSLAHRLAMPFNTVVTNVPGPPVHIYSSGARLESMSLSLICLTDGLGLAHVVQSYVDEAYISFTACRNIMPDPEFYSQCLQDSFEELLAAAKAVTASAPEKAASKKAASPASKPTKPKAKTATPKIAERKSKRKA, encoded by the coding sequence ATGGATTCCTCGTTCGTCGCGATGGAATCGCCCAATTCGCCGATGCATATCGGCTCGGTCCTGATCTACAATCCGGCGACCGCTCCGGGCGGCTTCGTCCGTTTCAAGGACATCTTGCAGTTCATCGGCTCGCGCATGCAGCTGTCGCGCACCATGCGCCAGCGGCTGGTGCGGGTTCCGTTCGATCTCGACTATCCGTACTGGGTCGAGGATCCCGATTTCGATCTGGAATACCATGTGCGCCACGTCGCCTTGCCCAAACCGGGCGACTGGCGGCAGCTGTGCATTCAGGCTGCCCGAATTCATGCGCGCCCGCTCGATCTCAATCGCCCCCCGTGGGAATTCACCGTGGTCGAGGGGCTCGACGCAGTCGAAGGCTATCCGCCGGGCTGTTTCGCCTTCGTCACCAAGGTGCACCATGCCGCGATCGACGGAATGAGCGGCATTGACCTGATGGAGGCGTTGCACACGCTCACCCCCGATGCCGGGCCGCCGTCCAAGCCGGATAGCTGGAAGCCGGAGAAGATCCCCGGCCCGGTCGAACTGCTGGGTAAATCCTATGTCAACGCCCTGCTCAATCCGCTCAAGCAGGCGCAGGTCGCCGCTAAAGCGCTGCCGGGCGTTGCCGGGGTAATCAAAGGCCTCGTATCACGCGATTTCAAACTCAGCACTGATCTGGTTCCCCCGCGCACCCGCTTCAACCGCACGATTTCTCCGCACCGCGTGGTAGAGGGCCGCACCTTCGATCTGGCGCAGTTCAAGTCAATCCGCGCGCTGCTGCCCGAGGCCAAGGTCAACGACGTCGCGATTGCGGTGATCGGCGGTGCTCTGCACAAATATCTCTCCGCGAAGAATGATCTGCCCAAGACGACCATGACAGCGATGGCACCGATTTCGGTGCGGTCTTCCAACGAGAAGGGCGACATGGGCAACCAAGTCGCTGCAATGATCGCCCCGCTGGGCACGCATATCGCCGATCCGGCCGAACGCCTCGCCTATGTCTACAGCCAGACCAACAACTCCAAGGCAATGACCAATGCCCTGGGTGCACGGCGAATGACCGAGGTGAGCAAGGTCAACCCGCTGTTCTACATGGCCTTGGGCGCGCAGCTTTTCAGCCGGGTCAGCCTTGCCCACCGGCTGGCGATGCCGTTCAACACGGTGGTCACCAACGTCCCCGGCCCGCCGGTCCATATCTATTCCTCGGGTGCGCGGCTGGAGAGCATGTCGCTCTCGCTGATCTGTCTGACTGACGGGCTGGGCCTTGCCCACGTGGTGCAGTCCTATGTCGATGAAGCCTATATCAGCTTCACCGCCTGCCGGAACATCATGCCGGATCCCGAATTTTACTCCCAGTGCCTGCAAGACAGCTTCGAGGAGCTGCTGGCAGCGGCCAAGGCTGTAACCGCGAGCGCACCGGAAAAGGCGGCAAGCAAAAAGGCAGCGAGCCCCGCCTCGAAGCCCACCAAACCCAAAGCGAAAACGGCAACACCCAAGATTGCCGAACGCAAAAGCAAGAGGAAAGCATGA
- a CDS encoding NAD(P)/FAD-dependent oxidoreductase, with product MGGSVELSDVIIIGAGAAGLFCAGQAGQRGLRVALLEKAEAPGKKILISGGGRCNFTNLGAGPANYLSANPHFAKSALARYSPADFIALVDRYGIAWHEKTLGQLFCDGSAKQIVAMLMDECPPDMVTLTCGVDVASVARDAEGRFTVTAADGRQWQAPALVIATGGPSIPKMGASDFAYRLARQFGLKVVEPRPALVPLTLGGEDALFRELSGVAAPVLARAGKAEFAEAALFTHKGLSGPAILQVSSYWRHGEPVGITFLPDAATDWLVEAKRDRPRAHLRTLLRERLPDRLADALADRLGLERELGNCSDKDLRVAQAKLADWRFAPNGTEGYAKAEVTAGGIATAELSSRTMEAAKVPGLYAIGEAVDVTGWLGGYNFQWAWASGHACAEALAV from the coding sequence ATGGGCGGGTCTGTGGAATTGAGCGACGTCATCATCATCGGCGCAGGCGCGGCCGGACTGTTCTGTGCGGGACAAGCCGGGCAGCGCGGCTTGCGGGTTGCGCTGCTGGAGAAGGCCGAGGCGCCGGGCAAGAAGATCCTGATTTCAGGCGGCGGGCGCTGCAACTTCACCAATCTGGGTGCAGGACCGGCCAACTATCTCTCGGCCAATCCGCACTTCGCGAAGAGCGCGCTGGCCCGCTACTCCCCGGCGGATTTCATCGCGCTGGTCGATCGCTACGGGATCGCTTGGCACGAAAAGACGCTCGGCCAGCTATTCTGTGACGGGTCGGCCAAGCAGATCGTGGCGATGCTGATGGACGAATGCCCGCCCGACATGGTGACGCTGACCTGCGGAGTCGATGTCGCCAGCGTGGCGCGCGATGCCGAGGGGCGCTTTACCGTTACCGCTGCCGATGGCCGCCAATGGCAGGCCCCGGCGCTCGTAATCGCGACGGGCGGGCCATCCATCCCCAAGATGGGCGCGAGCGATTTCGCCTATCGGCTGGCGCGGCAGTTCGGATTGAAAGTGGTCGAGCCTCGTCCCGCCCTTGTCCCGCTGACGCTGGGCGGAGAGGACGCGCTGTTCCGCGAATTGTCGGGCGTAGCCGCACCGGTGCTGGCTCGCGCCGGGAAGGCAGAGTTTGCCGAGGCCGCGCTGTTCACCCACAAGGGCCTCTCCGGCCCCGCGATCCTTCAGGTTTCGAGCTATTGGCGGCATGGCGAACCCGTCGGCATCACCTTCCTGCCCGATGCCGCCACCGACTGGCTGGTCGAGGCCAAGCGCGATCGCCCGCGCGCGCATCTTCGCACCCTGCTGCGCGAACGCCTGCCCGACCGGCTGGCCGATGCCCTTGCTGACCGCTTGGGGCTGGAGCGCGAGCTCGGCAATTGCTCCGACAAGGATCTGCGCGTCGCCCAAGCCAAACTCGCTGACTGGCGCTTCGCCCCGAACGGCACCGAAGGCTATGCCAAGGCCGAAGTCACCGCTGGCGGCATCGCCACCGCCGAACTGTCCAGCCGCACCATGGAGGCCGCGAAGGTGCCAGGGCTCTACGCCATCGGCGAGGCGGTGGACGTCACCGGCTGGCTCGGAGGCTACAATTTCCAATGGGCCTGGGCGAGCGGTCACGCCTGCGCTGAAGCGCTCGCCGTGTAA
- the uvrC gene encoding excinuclease ABC subunit UvrC, which translates to MARTPAGTPHDPRGSDRFNEERAAYTVASAKPDLEGGVAAIRETVKVLKPVPGVYRMVDARGEVLYVGKARSLKARVANYTQIAGLSGRLQRMVSQTRSMEIITTNSEAEALLLEAQLIKRFRPPFNVLLRDDKSFPFILLRADHAFPRIQKHRGARRAKGNYYGPFASAGSVNTTLNALQKLFLLRSCTDSFFNNRDRPCLLYQIKRCSAPCVGRIDEAGYDALVRQAKDFLSGKSGAVQADLERQMAEAAENLDFETAAMLRDRLRAATFIQGSQAINAQGLGDADVFALASKGGQVSVQAFFIRGGQNWGHRAFFPRHTAEVDEAQVLADVMLQFYEEVPPPPTLLIDRALPEAELIEAALSELAGRKVRLSVPERGDRRKLMAQAQRNAVEALERRLAETGTKAKINRELAEFLELDSPPERIEVYDNSHIQGSKAVGAMVVAGPDGFEKGQYRKFNIREAQSNDDFAMMREVMARRFRNFAEGEESPEAKPGGHETVLPDLILIDGGKGQLSSVMTVLEEIGIADDVAVIGIAKGPHHGREGREVFYFPDGREKMLPVNSPLLFHLQNLRDEVHRYVIGAHRAKRSKAITTSPLDEIPGIGPARKRALLLHFGTASKVRAAALEDLQRAPGVSATVARKVYDFYHT; encoded by the coding sequence ATGGCCCGAACTCCCGCAGGCACACCCCACGATCCGCGCGGCAGCGATCGCTTCAACGAGGAGCGCGCCGCCTATACCGTCGCCAGCGCCAAGCCCGATCTGGAGGGCGGGGTGGCGGCAATCCGCGAGACGGTGAAGGTGCTCAAGCCCGTTCCCGGCGTCTACCGGATGGTCGATGCGCGGGGCGAGGTGCTGTATGTGGGCAAGGCGCGCAGTCTCAAGGCGCGGGTCGCCAATTACACGCAGATTGCCGGGCTGTCCGGGCGGCTCCAGCGGATGGTCAGCCAGACCCGCAGCATGGAGATCATCACCACCAACTCCGAAGCCGAGGCGCTGCTGCTGGAGGCGCAGCTCATCAAGCGCTTCCGCCCGCCCTTCAACGTGCTGCTGCGCGACGACAAGAGCTTCCCCTTCATCCTGCTGCGCGCCGATCACGCTTTTCCGCGCATCCAGAAGCATCGCGGCGCGCGGCGCGCCAAGGGCAATTACTACGGGCCGTTTGCGAGTGCGGGTAGCGTCAACACGACTCTGAACGCTCTGCAAAAGCTGTTTCTGCTGCGGAGCTGCACCGACAGCTTCTTCAACAACCGCGACCGCCCGTGCCTGCTCTATCAGATCAAGCGCTGCTCGGCGCCCTGTGTCGGGCGGATCGACGAGGCGGGCTATGACGCGCTGGTGCGGCAGGCGAAGGATTTCCTGTCGGGCAAGTCGGGCGCGGTGCAGGCCGATCTCGAACGGCAAATGGCGGAGGCGGCGGAAAACCTCGATTTCGAGACCGCAGCCATGCTGCGCGACCGCCTGCGCGCGGCGACCTTCATTCAGGGCTCGCAGGCGATCAACGCGCAGGGGCTGGGCGATGCCGATGTCTTCGCGCTTGCGTCGAAGGGCGGTCAGGTCAGCGTGCAGGCCTTCTTCATCCGCGGCGGGCAGAACTGGGGCCATCGCGCCTTCTTTCCGCGCCACACCGCGGAGGTGGACGAGGCGCAGGTGCTCGCCGACGTGATGCTCCAGTTCTACGAGGAAGTGCCGCCGCCGCCGACCCTGCTGATCGATCGCGCTCTGCCCGAAGCCGAGCTGATCGAGGCGGCGCTGTCAGAACTGGCGGGGCGCAAGGTGCGTCTTTCGGTCCCCGAGCGTGGTGACCGGCGCAAGCTGATGGCGCAGGCGCAGCGCAACGCGGTCGAGGCGCTGGAGCGGCGCCTGGCGGAAACCGGCACCAAGGCGAAGATCAACCGCGAACTGGCCGAGTTTCTGGAACTCGACAGCCCGCCGGAGCGGATCGAGGTCTACGACAACAGCCATATCCAGGGCAGCAAGGCCGTGGGTGCGATGGTGGTCGCCGGGCCGGACGGGTTCGAAAAGGGCCAGTACCGCAAGTTCAACATCCGCGAGGCGCAGAGCAATGATGACTTCGCGATGATGCGCGAGGTCATGGCGCGGCGGTTCCGCAACTTCGCGGAAGGCGAGGAAAGTCCCGAAGCCAAGCCCGGCGGGCATGAAACCGTGTTGCCCGATCTCATCCTGATCGACGGAGGAAAGGGCCAGCTTTCGAGCGTGATGACGGTGCTGGAAGAGATCGGGATTGCCGATGACGTGGCGGTGATCGGTATCGCCAAGGGGCCGCATCACGGGCGGGAGGGGCGCGAGGTGTTCTACTTTCCCGACGGGCGCGAGAAGATGCTCCCTGTCAATTCGCCGCTGTTGTTCCACCTCCAGAACCTGCGCGACGAGGTGCACCGCTATGTCATCGGCGCACACCGGGCGAAGCGATCGAAGGCGATCACCACATCGCCGCTGGACGAGATTCCGGGTATTGGCCCCGCCCGCAAACGGGCTTTGCTGCTGCATTTCGGCACAGCGTCGAAAGTGCGCGCGGCCGCTCTGGAAGACCTGCAACGTGCGCCCGGTGTCAGTGCCACTGTAGCGCGCAAGGTCTATGATTTCTATCACACATAG
- a CDS encoding OmpA family protein, with translation MSTKFTRKIALIALASATAMTSLSAQQTSPNDNGQVLTTVYGTMPSMSEMAEGPKITGIITARQGQRLQVTANDGSVTNVTLHPETEIRTRGGFLGLSNKKFDQTVLINGLAVVVKTSQFGGGLVASEVRFTSDDAQIARMIRGGTQQQFGEQGAAIQANAAATEALRGRLGDIDKYNLKGTTNVYFDTGKYVLTPEAKAELCAAADQANANENSLMLVLGYTDSTGSQEVNQTLSEKRAAAVVNHLQQVCKWKPYRMLTPTGMATADPAADNSTPEGRRQNRRVSVNVLVSKALDGQS, from the coding sequence GTGTCCACCAAGTTTACGCGCAAGATCGCCCTCATCGCGCTCGCCAGCGCCACCGCGATGACCAGCCTTTCGGCACAACAGACCAGCCCCAACGATAATGGCCAGGTTCTGACCACCGTCTACGGCACCATGCCCTCGATGAGCGAGATGGCCGAAGGCCCGAAGATCACCGGCATCATTACCGCTCGTCAGGGCCAACGCCTGCAGGTGACCGCCAATGACGGCAGTGTCACAAACGTCACCCTGCACCCCGAAACCGAAATCCGCACCCGCGGCGGGTTCCTCGGACTCAGCAACAAGAAGTTCGATCAGACCGTGCTGATCAACGGTCTGGCAGTGGTGGTGAAGACTTCGCAGTTCGGCGGCGGTCTGGTCGCCAGCGAAGTGCGCTTCACCAGCGACGATGCGCAGATTGCCCGCATGATCCGTGGCGGCACGCAGCAGCAGTTCGGCGAGCAGGGTGCGGCCATTCAGGCCAACGCCGCCGCAACCGAAGCGCTGCGCGGCCGTCTGGGCGATATCGACAAGTACAACCTCAAGGGCACCACCAACGTCTATTTCGACACCGGCAAGTATGTCCTGACCCCGGAAGCCAAGGCCGAACTGTGCGCCGCGGCTGATCAGGCCAACGCCAACGAAAACTCGCTGATGCTGGTGCTCGGCTACACCGACTCGACCGGTTCGCAGGAAGTGAACCAGACGCTCAGCGAAAAGCGCGCTGCCGCAGTGGTCAACCACCTCCAGCAGGTGTGCAAGTGGAAGCCCTACCGCATGCTGACCCCGACGGGCATGGCGACCGCCGATCCGGCCGCCGACAATAGCACCCCGGAAGGCCGCCGCCAGAACCGCCGGGTGTCGGTCAATGTGCTGGTGAGCAAGGCGCTCGACGGCCAGTCGTAA
- a CDS encoding DUF885 domain-containing protein, translating into MKLRLALAASSALLFLASPAFADHHKADEAVTAPAIQSEHDKLFALFDDADARELALSPLSRLFRGDDKDADRLGDLLTDSSFLAARTDTQLNLALLAQIDRAKLSETDQLAYDVFKYSEEQALKGASDEIRALTEVRPLNHFFGLHTFYPNFASGKGVAPFKTLANYEDNLKRHDDYITFVDRAIGRFREGMASGVVETKLSIGIVVTQLDTQINLPIADSQFMGPVKEFPADFSDADKSRLTAAYEAKTRDIYAANTRLRDFLRDEYLPVARESIGLSQMKGGAALYAMMVEESTTLPLDPETIHQLGLSEVARIKSDLEKLKKEVRFKGTLTEFFDYVRTDPKFQPKTRDGLTQDYYRIGREVDAKIGDYFSLLPKSPLEIRPYDPSVEKFEAGGSYQSGSPDGSRPGVFYFNAYDLPSRLTPGNVTLYLHEGAPGHHFQISLAQENEALPAFMRYGGTTAYVEGWALYAETLGYEMGFYKDPWNRYGTLQDEQLRAMRLVVDTGIHAKGWTRDQAIDFMMNNSGMTRTEVVAEVDRYIAIPSQALAYKIGALKIQELRKRSETALGKKFDIKAFHEQILNTGGLPLAVLEAKMDRWIASQKSR; encoded by the coding sequence ATGAAACTTCGTCTTGCTCTTGCCGCGTCGAGCGCGCTGCTGTTCCTCGCATCGCCGGCGTTTGCCGATCACCACAAGGCAGACGAGGCGGTGACCGCACCGGCCATCCAGTCAGAGCATGACAAGCTCTTCGCCCTGTTCGATGATGCCGATGCGCGCGAACTTGCGCTCAGCCCGCTCAGCCGCCTGTTCCGCGGGGACGACAAGGATGCCGACCGCCTTGGCGATCTGCTGACCGATTCCTCCTTCCTCGCGGCGCGCACCGACACCCAGCTGAACCTCGCGCTGCTGGCCCAGATCGACCGCGCCAAGCTGTCCGAAACCGATCAGCTGGCTTATGATGTGTTCAAGTATTCCGAGGAACAGGCGCTCAAGGGTGCGAGCGACGAGATCCGCGCGCTGACCGAAGTGCGCCCGCTCAACCACTTCTTCGGCCTTCACACCTTCTACCCCAACTTCGCCAGCGGCAAGGGCGTGGCACCCTTCAAGACGCTCGCCAATTACGAGGACAACCTCAAGCGGCACGATGACTACATCACCTTCGTCGACCGGGCGATCGGCCGCTTCCGCGAAGGCATGGCGAGCGGCGTTGTCGAGACCAAGCTGAGCATCGGCATCGTCGTCACCCAGCTCGACACCCAGATCAACCTGCCGATTGCGGATTCGCAGTTCATGGGACCGGTCAAGGAATTCCCGGCGGATTTCTCCGATGCCGACAAGTCACGCCTGACTGCGGCCTACGAAGCCAAGACCCGCGACATCTACGCCGCCAACACCCGCTTGCGCGATTTCCTGCGTGACGAATACCTGCCGGTCGCGCGCGAAAGCATCGGCCTGTCGCAGATGAAGGGCGGCGCTGCGCTTTACGCAATGATGGTCGAGGAATCGACCACGCTGCCGCTCGATCCCGAGACGATCCACCAGCTCGGCCTGAGCGAAGTGGCGCGGATCAAATCGGACCTCGAAAAGCTCAAGAAGGAAGTGCGGTTCAAGGGCACGCTGACCGAGTTCTTCGACTATGTCCGCACCGATCCGAAGTTCCAGCCCAAGACCCGCGACGGGCTGACGCAGGACTACTACCGCATCGGCCGCGAGGTGGACGCCAAGATCGGCGATTATTTCTCGCTGCTGCCCAAGTCGCCGCTGGAAATCCGCCCCTATGACCCCTCGGTCGAGAAGTTCGAAGCCGGTGGCTCCTACCAGTCGGGTTCGCCCGACGGGTCACGGCCCGGGGTGTTCTATTTCAACGCCTATGACCTGCCCAGCCGCCTGACGCCGGGCAATGTCACGCTCTATCTCCACGAAGGCGCGCCGGGGCACCACTTCCAGATCAGTCTGGCGCAAGAGAACGAGGCCCTGCCCGCGTTCATGCGCTATGGCGGGACGACCGCCTATGTCGAAGGCTGGGCGCTTTATGCCGAAACGCTCGGCTACGAGATGGGCTTCTACAAGGATCCTTGGAACCGCTACGGCACCCTGCAGGACGAACAGCTGCGCGCAATGCGACTGGTGGTCGATACCGGCATCCACGCCAAAGGCTGGACCCGCGATCAGGCGATCGACTTCATGATGAACAATTCGGGCATGACCCGCACCGAAGTGGTGGCCGAAGTCGACCGCTATATCGCGATCCCGTCGCAGGCACTGGCCTACAAGATCGGCGCGCTCAAGATCCAGGAGCTGCGCAAGCGGTCCGAAACCGCGCTCGGCAAGAAGTTCGACATCAAGGCGTTCCACGAACAGATTCTCAACACCGGCGGCCTGCCGCTGGCAGTGCTTGAGGCCAAGATGGACCGGTGGATCGCCAGCCAGAAGAGCCGCTGA